Within the Marixanthomonas sp. SCSIO 43207 genome, the region TAGAAAAAAACACCCTAACAAACTCTTTTTTGCATACGCAAATACCGTAGCTACAATTGATTTTGCTAAAAAATATAAAGGTCATGGATGGGTAGGAATTCGGTATCAAGTTGATCCTAATGAAGATTATAATGAAATTTTGTTACACGTGCGCTTTCATGAGAATGAAGCCTTACTTCAACAAATAACTCTTGGAATTTTAGGTGTAAACTTAATCTATGGTGCATATTACAAATATGACACTCCCAAAAAGCTACTACGCTATTTATACGATCATATTGATAAAGACAAAATAGAAATTGATACTATTAATTTTTCAGGACCAAAATTTGAAAAAGTAGACAACCGCTTGATGAGCTTACAGCTTATTAAAAACGGTATGACCGAAGCTATTATGTTTGGCCCAGACGGTAACAATTTATTACCAGCAAGAATACTTTACAAAAAAAATATTTTAGCGCTACGCGGAAGTTTTAGACCCGTAACCAAAGTAAACATTGATATGTATGAAAATTCATATGAAATGTTTCTAAAAGAAAAAAAGGTAGAAAAAGAACGTACCGAAGTCATTTTTGAAATTACTCTATCAAACTTACGAGCCGAAGGAGAAATTGATGAAGAAGACTTTATGGATAGAGCAAAACTGCTATGTTCCTTAGGACATACGGTTATGATATCCAATTTTCAAGAATATTATAAGCTCGTTGAGTACTTCTCTAGATATACTAAAATGCGCTTAGGCTTAGCGATGGGTGTAAACAACCTTGTAGATATTTTTGATGAAAAATACTATCGTCACTTAAGTGGTGGTATCTTAGAAGCGTTTGGTAAACTCTTTTTTAAAGATTTAAAGGTTTACCTCTACCCTATGCGTGATGCTGAAACAGGTGAGTATACTACAAGTGAAAACTTAAAAGTTCACCCTCGTATGAAAGAGCTGTATAAATTCTTTAAATACAACGGTAAGGTTGTAGACATAAAAGACTTTAACCCAGATATTTTAAATATTTTCTCACGCGAAGTATTAGAGATGATAGAAAAAGGCGAAGAAA harbors:
- a CDS encoding TonB-dependent receptor, whose amino-acid sequence is MPDTILGDKEFENIPSIRSKALRINLNENIYGTFAEIGAGQETVRNFFRAGGASGTIAKTMSAYDKDFSDAIYGEEEDGRYVTESRLKKMLSHEIDLIEQRIARKKHPNKLFFAYANTVATIDFAKKYKGHGWVGIRYQVDPNEDYNEILLHVRFHENEALLQQITLGILGVNLIYGAYYKYDTPKKLLRYLYDHIDKDKIEIDTINFSGPKFEKVDNRLMSLQLIKNGMTEAIMFGPDGNNLLPARILYKKNILALRGSFRPVTKVNIDMYENSYEMFLKEKKVEKERTEVIFEITLSNLRAEGEIDEEDFMDRAKLLCSLGHTVMISNFQEYYKLVEYFSRYTKMRLGLAMGVNNLVDIFDEKYYRHLSGGILEAFGKLFFKDLKVYLYPMRDAETGEYTTSENLKVHPRMKELYKFFKYNGKVVDIKDFNPDILNIFSREVLEMIEKGEESWEEMLPPGVAEIIHEKELFNYHQNRKIANKD